A stretch of Clostridium sp. BJN0001 DNA encodes these proteins:
- a CDS encoding IS3 family transposase: MTLEYKILSAHKWIKLGYKVTIVLKILRISRSTYYSKQKYIVKRSYANVGRKVPGYSLTFDNIKISDITIQKYITEIRSKKTSRKYGYKKVTGELRFRKKYNLKINKKKVRRLMKNLNLLGNYYKRQKRRMSRTCESRKVTASNQLWQMDIKYAFIAGNKKTAYITSIIDVFDREIVAYSIDLSATGSVAKKVMLEALYNRGLNYAKDKTVVLRTDNGSQFISGVFEKGCLDEGVLHERIPVHSPNYNAFIESYHRYLQDECLTGMIYWNLDHIKNDVGDFVYRYNHERIHSSIGYIPPHDYYLMKLAA, encoded by the coding sequence ATAACACTAGAATATAAAATTTTAAGTGCCCACAAATGGATTAAACTTGGATATAAAGTAACAATAGTACTTAAAATATTACGGATTTCTAGATCCACATATTATTCAAAACAGAAATATATTGTTAAAAGAAGCTACGCTAACGTAGGTAGAAAGGTCCCTGGATACAGTTTAACATTCGATAATATCAAAATATCTGATATAACTATTCAAAAGTATATAACAGAAATTAGAAGTAAGAAAACATCGCGAAAATATGGATATAAAAAAGTTACCGGTGAGTTAAGATTTAGAAAGAAGTACAATTTAAAAATTAATAAGAAGAAAGTTAGAAGACTAATGAAAAATTTAAATTTATTAGGAAACTACTATAAAAGACAGAAAAGAAGAATGTCACGTACCTGCGAAAGCAGAAAAGTTACAGCTTCTAATCAATTATGGCAAATGGATATCAAATATGCATTTATTGCTGGTAATAAAAAAACAGCCTATATAACTTCAATAATCGATGTTTTTGATAGAGAAATAGTGGCATATTCAATTGACTTATCTGCTACAGGTTCTGTTGCTAAAAAAGTTATGTTAGAAGCTCTATATAACAGAGGCTTAAACTATGCTAAAGATAAAACAGTAGTACTTCGTACCGATAACGGTAGTCAATTTATTAGTGGAGTTTTTGAGAAAGGATGCCTTGATGAAGGTGTTCTTCATGAAAGAATTCCAGTACACAGTCCAAATTATAATGCATTCATAGAATCATATCATAGATATCTTCAAGATGAATGCCTTACCGGAATGATATATTGGAATTTAGATCACATAAAAAATGATGTAGGTGATTTTGTTTATAGATATAATCATGAGAGAATACATTCATCTATTGGATATATTCCTCCTCATGATTACTATCTAATGAAATTAGCAGCATAA
- a CDS encoding calcium-translocating P-type ATPase, PMCA-type yields the protein MIEKKELSAGLSTSEAEKRLKKFGLNELRSKKKTSALKIFISQFNDFIVWVLIAATVISGIIGDIADAVTILVIVIINSLLGFIQEFKTEKSLEALKSLAAPTCKIVRDGSIKVVNSIYLTIGDRVILESGDRIPADGIFVECSGLVVDESLLTGESVGVNKDTKKNNKGYMGTTIVKGKAIFNVSSIAMETEMGKIAGLIENIDDEKSPLSKKLDSLGKVLVVICLIVCAMVTILGIIRGNNITEMFLLGVSLAVAAIPEGLAAIVTVALALGVSRMLKRNALIRKLPAVETLGCTSVICSDKTGTLTQNRMTVKEVYLNGYNYRLSHEKLKDYKMFMKSLVYCNDCSYDFTKKNMDEALHGDPTETALIRLFFNDTKALHTFINSAERIFDIPFDSTRKMMSVIVKEHGKEKCYVKGAPERVIEKCSFILEHGRVKTFTMAKKKEVNEFISSMSSRALRCIAAAYKEEKLYKDKRIEENLIFIGIAGSIDPPRKEAEDAVLKCKLAGIKPVMITGDHPNTALAIAKSLNICTSKDQVMTGDDLNKISDDVLSKKTDKVRVFARVSPNHKLRIVKAFKSKGNIVAMTGDGVNDAPAIKEADIGIAMGLSGTDVTKEASSMILMDDNFKTIVSAVEEGRIIYDNIRKFIRYLLSCNLGEVLTMFLASIFYLPNPLNPIQILLVNLATDGLPAIALGVDPADKDIMNQMPRKKNESIFARGLVEKILIRGSLIGICTLLAFMTGRYFRMDLKTCRTLALCTLVFSQLIHVFECRSERHSIFEINLFSNIYLLGAVVISIIMICCVLYIPFLRVIFHTVSLNIAQILIVIFYSGIIALINSVYLLIKSK from the coding sequence GTGATTGAGAAGAAGGAATTGTCAGCAGGATTATCTACATCTGAAGCTGAAAAGAGGCTTAAAAAATTTGGGCTTAATGAACTTAGAAGTAAAAAGAAAACTTCAGCCCTAAAAATATTTATATCACAATTTAATGATTTTATTGTATGGGTTCTTATTGCTGCAACAGTAATTTCAGGGATAATAGGTGATATTGCTGATGCAGTAACTATACTTGTAATAGTTATAATTAATTCACTTTTAGGCTTCATTCAGGAATTTAAGACTGAAAAATCACTTGAAGCACTGAAAAGTCTTGCTGCGCCAACATGTAAAATCGTAAGAGATGGAAGCATAAAAGTTGTAAATTCAATTTATCTTACAATTGGAGACAGAGTTATTTTAGAGTCTGGAGACAGAATACCAGCAGATGGAATATTTGTAGAGTGCTCAGGTCTTGTTGTTGATGAATCTCTTCTTACAGGTGAATCTGTAGGTGTAAATAAAGATACAAAAAAGAATAACAAAGGATATATGGGAACAACAATTGTAAAAGGAAAAGCTATTTTTAACGTTTCTTCTATAGCAATGGAAACAGAAATGGGAAAGATTGCAGGACTTATTGAAAATATTGATGATGAAAAATCTCCACTCAGTAAAAAACTTGATTCACTTGGAAAAGTTTTAGTTGTTATATGCCTTATTGTATGTGCAATGGTTACCATACTTGGAATTATTCGTGGAAATAATATAACTGAGATGTTTCTTTTAGGTGTAAGTCTTGCAGTTGCAGCAATACCAGAAGGGTTAGCCGCAATAGTTACAGTTGCACTTGCACTTGGTGTATCAAGAATGCTTAAAAGAAATGCACTTATAAGAAAGCTTCCTGCAGTTGAAACACTTGGTTGTACTTCTGTTATATGTTCTGATAAGACAGGGACTTTAACTCAAAACAGAATGACTGTAAAAGAGGTCTATCTAAATGGTTATAATTATAGGCTCTCTCATGAGAAACTTAAAGATTACAAAATGTTTATGAAGTCACTTGTATACTGTAATGATTGCAGCTACGATTTTACGAAAAAAAATATGGATGAAGCTTTGCATGGAGATCCTACAGAAACTGCTCTTATAAGATTGTTTTTTAATGATACAAAAGCTCTTCATACTTTTATAAACTCAGCTGAACGTATATTTGATATTCCATTTGATTCAACAAGAAAGATGATGTCTGTTATAGTAAAAGAACATGGAAAAGAAAAATGTTACGTAAAAGGTGCACCTGAAAGGGTAATAGAAAAATGCAGTTTCATACTTGAACATGGAAGAGTTAAAACATTTACTATGGCAAAGAAAAAAGAAGTAAATGAATTTATATCATCAATGTCATCAAGAGCATTAAGGTGTATTGCAGCAGCATACAAAGAAGAAAAGTTATATAAAGACAAAAGAATTGAAGAAAATCTTATTTTTATAGGAATAGCAGGAAGTATAGATCCTCCTAGAAAAGAAGCAGAAGATGCTGTTTTAAAATGTAAACTTGCAGGTATAAAGCCTGTTATGATAACTGGAGATCATCCAAACACTGCCCTTGCAATTGCTAAATCTTTAAACATATGTACAAGTAAAGATCAAGTAATGACAGGTGATGATCTTAATAAAATTTCTGATGATGTTTTAAGCAAAAAAACAGATAAAGTAAGGGTATTTGCAAGGGTATCTCCAAACCATAAGTTAAGAATTGTAAAAGCCTTTAAAAGTAAAGGAAATATAGTTGCAATGACAGGAGATGGAGTAAATGATGCTCCAGCAATAAAAGAAGCTGATATAGGAATAGCTATGGGACTTTCAGGGACAGACGTTACTAAAGAAGCTTCGTCTATGATACTTATGGATGATAATTTTAAGACAATAGTATCTGCGGTAGAAGAGGGAAGAATAATTTATGATAATATAAGAAAATTTATAAGATATCTTCTTTCATGTAATCTTGGAGAAGTTCTTACAATGTTTCTTGCAAGTATTTTTTATCTGCCAAACCCATTAAATCCAATTCAGATACTTCTTGTAAATCTTGCAACAGATGGTCTTCCTGCAATAGCACTTGGTGTTGATCCAGCAGATAAAGACATAATGAACCAGATGCCGAGAAAGAAAAATGAAAGCATATTTGCAAGAGGTCTTGTTGAAAAGATATTAATAAGAGGATCGTTAATAGGAATATGTACTCTTCTTGCCTTTATGACAGGAAGATACTTTAGAATGGATTTAAAGACATGTAGAACACTTGCTTTATGTACACTTGTATTTTCACAGCTTATTCATGTATTTGAATGTAGGTCCGAAAGACACTCAATATTTGAGATAAATTTATTTAGCAATATTTATCTTTTAGGAGCTGTAGTTATTTCAATAATTATGATATGCTGCGTTTTATATATTCCTTTCTTAAGAGTAATATTTCATACAGTTTCACTTAATATTGCACAAATTTTGATTGTAATATTTTATTCTGGAATAATAGCTCTTATAAATAGTGTATATTTACTTATAAAAAGCAAGTAA
- the pyrB gene encoding aspartate carbamoyltransferase: MEKLRHLIEPEDFTVEELDEIFKIAHNIMDCPKEFAHICDGKILATLFYEPSTRTRLSFEAAMMRLGGKILGFSEPNSTSISKGETVADTIKMISIYSDIIAMRHPREGAAKVASIYSSVPIINAGDGGHQHPTQTLADLLTIQSLKNGLSGHTIGLCGDLKFGRTVHSLIKAMTRYKDNKFVLISPKELSIPEYIKEEVLEKNNIQYKESDKLEDCIGDLDILYMTRIQKERFFNEEEYKRLKDSYILDNKKMELADKDMIVMHPLPRVNEIAYEVDLDSRAAYFKQARYAMYVRMALICKLLGVM; the protein is encoded by the coding sequence ATGGAAAAACTAAGACATTTAATAGAACCTGAAGATTTTACAGTAGAAGAACTAGATGAGATTTTTAAAATTGCACATAATATAATGGATTGCCCAAAAGAGTTTGCACATATATGTGATGGAAAAATTCTCGCAACACTTTTTTATGAACCAAGTACAAGAACAAGACTTAGCTTTGAAGCTGCAATGATGAGACTTGGTGGAAAGATATTAGGATTTTCAGAACCGAATTCAACATCTATAAGTAAAGGTGAAACAGTTGCTGATACAATAAAAATGATTTCGATTTATTCAGATATAATTGCAATGAGACATCCAAGAGAAGGAGCAGCAAAAGTTGCAAGTATTTATTCAAGTGTTCCAATAATTAACGCTGGAGATGGCGGACATCAGCATCCTACACAGACTCTTGCAGATCTTCTTACAATTCAAAGTTTAAAAAATGGTTTAAGTGGTCATACCATAGGACTTTGCGGAGATTTAAAATTCGGCAGAACAGTCCATTCACTTATAAAAGCCATGACAAGATATAAAGATAATAAATTTGTTCTTATATCACCTAAAGAACTTTCAATTCCAGAGTACATAAAAGAAGAAGTATTAGAGAAAAATAATATTCAATATAAAGAATCAGATAAACTTGAAGATTGTATAGGCGATCTTGATATTTTATATATGACAAGAATACAAAAAGAAAGATTCTTTAATGAAGAAGAATATAAAAGATTAAAAGACAGCTATATATTAGATAATAAAAAGATGGAACTTGCAGATAAAGATATGATAGTAATGCATCCACTACCAAGAGTTAATGAGATAGCATATGAAGTTGACTTAGATAGCCGTGCAGCATATTTTAAGCAGGCAAGATACGCAATGTATGTTAGAATGGCACTTATATGCAAATTGTTAGGAGTGATGTAA
- a CDS encoding putative manganese-dependent inorganic diphosphatase, whose product MKDVVYVTGHKNPDSDSICAAIAYAEFKNDTTDLTAVPVRLGKVNQETQYILDRFKVKSPEYLETLREKVEDLKIDTVAPISSDISLKKAWNIMRDSGYKSLPVADNNGRLTGIVSVSNLTSSYMDIWDNNLLAKSKTSIDNIIDTLSAKSIYINKDTKVFGGKITVTAMTPESLKNIVEEGDIAIVGDREEVHKALIDIKISLMIITGSNKLEPGLLESAKKNGVTVISTPHDSFTASRLIVQSIPVSYVMVTKNVISFSLDDLVEDIKDVMAQTRYHSYPVTDIDGKVVGTISRYHLISNYKKKVIQVDHNERGQSVDGLEEAQILEIIDHHRIADIQTNSPIYFRNEPIGSSSSIVAKCFFEHGIRPSKKIAGLLCGAIISDTLLFKSPTCTEQDKTLCKKLADIARIDNIEEFAQEMFKAGTSLKGKSVDEIFNSDFKPFTMGDHKVGIAQVNTMDIDGFMPLKDDMIKYMGDLANEKGYSVTLLLLTDILKEGSQILVEGSNPEFVEQAFNVKLEDKMAFLPGVLSRKKQVVPPLTNAINNQ is encoded by the coding sequence TTGAAAGATGTAGTTTATGTTACTGGACATAAGAATCCGGATTCAGATTCAATATGTGCAGCAATTGCTTATGCAGAATTTAAAAATGATACTACTGATTTAACAGCAGTTCCAGTAAGACTTGGAAAAGTTAATCAGGAAACACAGTATATTCTTGACAGATTTAAAGTTAAGTCACCAGAATATTTAGAAACATTAAGAGAAAAAGTTGAAGATTTAAAAATAGATACAGTAGCACCTATTTCTTCAGATATTTCATTAAAAAAAGCATGGAATATAATGAGAGACAGCGGATATAAATCATTACCAGTAGCTGATAATAACGGAAGACTTACTGGAATAGTATCTGTTTCAAATTTAACTTCTTCATATATGGATATATGGGATAATAATTTATTAGCAAAGAGTAAAACTTCTATTGATAATATAATAGATACATTATCTGCAAAATCTATATACATAAATAAAGATACTAAAGTATTTGGTGGAAAAATAACAGTTACAGCAATGACACCTGAAAGTTTAAAAAACATCGTAGAAGAAGGAGACATTGCAATTGTTGGAGATAGAGAAGAAGTACATAAGGCATTAATTGATATAAAAATATCATTAATGATAATTACAGGATCTAATAAGCTTGAACCTGGATTATTAGAATCTGCTAAGAAAAATGGAGTTACAGTAATAAGTACACCTCATGATTCTTTCACAGCTTCAAGACTTATCGTTCAAAGTATTCCAGTAAGCTATGTAATGGTAACTAAGAATGTAATATCATTTTCACTTGATGATTTAGTAGAAGATATTAAGGATGTAATGGCACAAACAAGATACCATAGTTATCCTGTAACTGATATTGATGGAAAAGTTGTTGGAACAATTTCAAGATATCATTTAATTTCAAATTATAAAAAGAAAGTTATTCAAGTTGACCACAATGAAAGAGGACAGTCAGTTGATGGACTTGAAGAAGCACAGATTCTTGAAATAATTGACCATCATAGAATTGCAGATATTCAAACAAATAGTCCTATTTACTTTAGAAATGAACCAATAGGAAGTAGTTCAAGTATAGTTGCAAAATGTTTCTTTGAACATGGAATAAGACCATCTAAGAAGATTGCAGGACTTTTATGTGGAGCTATTATTTCTGATACACTTTTATTTAAGAGCCCAACTTGCACAGAGCAAGATAAAACTTTATGCAAAAAACTTGCTGATATTGCAAGAATTGATAATATAGAAGAGTTTGCACAGGAAATGTTTAAGGCAGGAACATCTCTTAAAGGAAAGAGTGTAGATGAAATATTCAACTCTGATTTTAAGCCTTTTACAATGGGAGACCATAAAGTTGGTATAGCTCAAGTTAATACAATGGATATAGATGGATTTATGCCTTTAAAAGATGACATGATAAAATACATGGGAGATCTAGCAAATGAAAAAGGATATTCTGTTACACTTTTATTATTAACAGATATATTAAAAGAAGGATCTCAGATTTTAGTTGAAGGAAGCAATCCTGAATTTGTAGAACAAGCTTTTAATGTAAAGCTTGAAGATAAAATGGCATTTTTACCAGGAGTATTATCAAGAAAGAAACAGGTTGTACCTCCTCTTACAAATGCAATAAACAACCAGTAA
- the ychF gene encoding redox-regulated ATPase YchF produces MKLGIVGLPNVGKSTLFNAITKAGAESANYPFCTIEPNVGVVSVPDKRLDVLEKMYNSKKKVYTAIEFYDIAGLVKGASKGEGLGNKFLSHIREAAAIVHVVRCFDDENIVHVDGSVDPIRDIETINLELIFSDLEILDRRIEKTVKVARSGDKRAKKELEIMEKIKVHLENNKPVRTLETTEDEDEFITGLFLITSKPVLYVCNVSENDISENNGQNEYVKKVEEYATKENSEALVVSAKIEEELSGLEDDEKNEMLEAYGLEESGLDKVIEASYKLLGLISFLTAGEPEVRAWTIRKGTKAPQAAGKIHTDIERGFIRAEVVSYEDLVECKSEANAKENGKFRLEGKDYVMQDGDVVNFRFNV; encoded by the coding sequence ATGAAGTTAGGTATAGTTGGTTTACCAAATGTAGGGAAAAGTACACTATTCAATGCAATCACAAAGGCTGGTGCAGAATCTGCAAACTATCCATTCTGTACAATTGAGCCAAATGTTGGTGTTGTAAGCGTGCCAGATAAAAGATTAGACGTTTTAGAGAAAATGTATAATTCAAAGAAAAAAGTTTATACAGCAATTGAATTTTACGATATTGCAGGACTCGTAAAAGGCGCATCAAAAGGCGAAGGTTTAGGAAATAAATTTTTATCTCATATAAGAGAAGCTGCAGCAATAGTTCATGTTGTAAGATGTTTTGATGATGAAAACATAGTTCATGTAGATGGCTCTGTAGATCCTATAAGAGATATAGAAACAATAAATTTAGAACTTATTTTTTCAGATTTAGAAATTCTTGATAGAAGAATTGAAAAAACAGTAAAGGTTGCAAGATCAGGAGATAAGAGAGCAAAAAAAGAACTTGAGATTATGGAGAAGATAAAAGTACATCTTGAGAATAATAAACCTGTAAGAACTCTTGAAACTACTGAAGATGAAGATGAGTTTATAACAGGACTTTTCTTAATTACATCAAAACCAGTACTATATGTATGTAATGTATCTGAAAATGATATTTCAGAAAACAATGGTCAAAATGAATACGTAAAGAAAGTTGAAGAATATGCTACAAAAGAAAATTCTGAAGCTTTAGTTGTTAGTGCAAAAATAGAAGAAGAGTTATCTGGTCTTGAAGATGATGAAAAAAATGAAATGCTTGAAGCATATGGTCTTGAAGAATCAGGTCTTGATAAAGTAATAGAGGCAAGCTATAAATTATTAGGACTTATAAGCTTTTTAACAGCTGGAGAACCTGAGGTAAGAGCATGGACAATAAGAAAAGGAACTAAAGCACCACAGGCAGCAGGTAAGATTCATACAGATATAGAGAGAGGCTTTATAAGAGCTGAAGTAGTTTCATATGAAGATTTAGTTGAATGTAAAAGTGAAGCTAATGCGAAAGAAAATGGAAAATTCAGACTTGAAGGAAAAGATTATGTTATGCAGGATGGAGATGTAGTTAACTTCAGATTTAATGTTTAA
- a CDS encoding transposase, translated as MEKIKFRRTFTEKERVKFVTEVLESGSNILIAKKYDINAVQLSYWVNNYRRYRQTLEPKEPKDTKLIPNYKREYKKAQEKIEEQKLKIAILEDLLKKNK; from the coding sequence ATGGAGAAAATTAAATTTAGAAGAACATTTACAGAGAAAGAAAGAGTTAAATTTGTTACTGAAGTTTTAGAGTCTGGAAGCAATATACTTATTGCTAAAAAATATGATATTAATGCTGTACAATTAAGCTATTGGGTAAATAATTACCGTAGATATAGGCAAACACTAGAACCAAAAGAACCAAAAGATACAAAATTGATACCTAATTATAAGCGTGAATACAAAAAAGCTCAGGAAAAAATTGAGGAGCAAAAACTAAAAATAGCTATTCTTGAAGATCTTCTAAAAAAAAACAAATAA
- a CDS encoding 6-phosphofructokinase gives MEKGRKKIALLTGGGDCPGLNAVIRAVTRSAILNYGYDVIGFKFGYRGLYKNDYMNLDLKSVSGLISKGGTILYSSNKDNLFDYTVIENGKEVKKDVSDVAIENLKKDGVDALVIIGGDGTLTSARDFSRKGVNVVAVPKTIDNDLGSTDITFGFNTALNTATEALDRLHTTAESHHRVMILEVMGRNAGWIALESGIAGSADVILIPEIPYSIEKIAEKIESRKKEGKEFTIIVAAEGAKPENGDISVAKIVKDSPDPIRLGGIGNKILEDLEKVVKENEIRCTVLGHLQRGGTTCTFDRILSTRYGVYAVELIAKEKYGNMVTLRGNSISYDSLENVIGNNKTVDKNGELVMTAKKIGISFGE, from the coding sequence ATGGAAAAGGGAAGAAAGAAGATAGCACTTTTAACAGGAGGAGGAGACTGTCCTGGATTAAATGCTGTTATAAGAGCAGTTACAAGATCTGCAATACTTAATTATGGATATGATGTTATAGGGTTTAAATTTGGCTATAGAGGTCTTTACAAAAATGATTATATGAATCTTGATTTAAAATCTGTATCAGGATTAATATCAAAAGGAGGAACAATACTTTATAGTTCAAATAAAGATAATCTTTTTGATTATACAGTTATAGAGAATGGAAAAGAAGTAAAAAAAGATGTATCAGATGTAGCTATAGAAAATTTAAAGAAAGATGGAGTTGATGCTCTTGTAATAATAGGTGGTGATGGAACTTTAACATCTGCTAGAGATTTTTCAAGAAAAGGAGTGAATGTTGTTGCAGTTCCTAAAACAATTGATAATGATTTAGGTTCTACTGATATTACATTTGGTTTTAATACAGCACTTAATACTGCAACAGAAGCTCTTGACAGGCTTCATACTACAGCAGAATCACATCATAGAGTTATGATTCTTGAAGTTATGGGAAGAAATGCAGGATGGATTGCATTAGAGTCTGGAATAGCAGGCTCAGCTGATGTTATATTAATACCAGAAATACCATACAGTATAGAAAAAATAGCTGAAAAGATAGAGAGCAGGAAAAAAGAAGGAAAGGAATTTACTATAATTGTTGCAGCTGAAGGGGCAAAACCTGAAAATGGTGATATTAGCGTTGCAAAAATAGTAAAAGATAGTCCGGATCCTATAAGACTTGGAGGAATAGGCAATAAAATTTTAGAAGATCTTGAAAAGGTAGTAAAAGAAAATGAAATAAGATGTACTGTTTTAGGTCATCTTCAAAGAGGCGGCACAACATGCACATTTGATAGAATTTTATCCACAAGATACGGAGTATATGCAGTTGAACTTATCGCAAAAGAAAAGTATGGAAATATGGTCACTCTTAGAGGAAACAGTATATCATATGACAGTCTTGAAAATGTAATAGGAAATAATAAAACTGTTGATAAAAATGGAGAACTTGTTATGACCGCTAAAAAAATAGGAATAAGCTTTGGCGAGTGA
- the pdaA gene encoding delta-lactam-biosynthetic de-N-acetylase, whose product MNRNSIKFLIIPLIMSFIIPKTNIKAIENNNESANSSAVEACDDECVINDDIIGDLKDAEDLDSIFSAAINPKGELNWYYVSKGKGNPSECPRESFSFLKENDAFYLKNTDEKVIYLTFDEGYENGNTPKILDTLKELNIPAAFFVVKPYIDKEPELIKRMADEGHIVGNHSVHHPSMAQITDPSKFKAEFTGVEDAYKRVTGKEMKKYFRPPMGKYSQKSLEMTKELGYKTIFWSFAYKDWLIHDQPSDDFAVKKITNGSHPGCIMLLHAVSDTNAKILKSVLSQLKDEGYEFKSLDEL is encoded by the coding sequence TTGAATAGGAATTCAATAAAATTTTTAATAATTCCACTCATTATGTCTTTTATAATTCCCAAAACAAATATAAAAGCTATAGAAAATAATAATGAAAGTGCAAATTCATCAGCAGTAGAAGCTTGCGATGACGAATGTGTAATAAATGATGATATTATAGGCGACTTAAAAGATGCAGAAGATCTTGATAGCATCTTTTCAGCGGCAATTAATCCTAAAGGTGAACTTAACTGGTATTATGTAAGCAAGGGAAAAGGAAATCCTTCTGAATGTCCAAGAGAATCATTTTCATTTTTAAAAGAGAATGATGCATTTTATTTAAAAAATACAGATGAAAAAGTTATATATCTTACCTTTGATGAAGGGTATGAAAATGGAAACACACCTAAGATACTTGACACTCTTAAAGAACTTAATATACCTGCAGCCTTTTTCGTTGTAAAGCCGTATATAGACAAAGAACCTGAACTTATAAAAAGAATGGCTGACGAAGGACACATAGTTGGAAATCATTCAGTTCATCATCCATCAATGGCTCAGATAACTGATCCTTCTAAATTTAAAGCTGAATTTACAGGGGTTGAAGATGCTTACAAGCGTGTAACAGGCAAAGAAATGAAAAAATATTTTAGACCTCCTATGGGTAAATACTCACAAAAATCTCTTGAGATGACAAAAGAGCTTGGATATAAAACAATATTCTGGAGTTTTGCATATAAAGACTGGCTTATTCATGATCAGCCTTCTGATGATTTTGCAGTAAAAAAAATAACAAATGGAAGTCATCCTGGATGCATAATGCTTCTTCACGCAGTATCTGATACAAACGCAAAAATTTTAAAATCTGTACTTTCGCAATTAAAAGACGAGGGATATGAATTTAAATCACTAGACGAACTGTAG
- a CDS encoding undecaprenyl-diphosphate phosphatase, whose product MDIIYILKAAIVAIVEGLTEFIPVSSTGHMILTSSIINFHGSFVKMFEVVIQLGAILAVVVLYWNKIRDSLIDFFTYIFIAIKNLFRSLSGKPTERLRGQVGFKFGINVIIGSIPALIVGMLCYDTIKEKLFSAWAVIVGFLVGGILLIVIENIFRKQKHKIRDVDHISYLQSFKIGCFQCLSMWPGMSRSASTIMGGWISGLSTPVAAEYSFFLAIPAMVGSSFIDLLKFDYSLMDSTKITALIVGFVVAFIVALVVMKKFVDYLKKKPMRVFAVYRIGAAIVFTILMYMGCLSMQ is encoded by the coding sequence GTGGACATTATTTATATTTTGAAAGCAGCTATCGTAGCTATAGTTGAAGGACTTACTGAATTTATACCAGTATCATCTACAGGTCATATGATTCTTACATCAAGCATTATAAATTTTCATGGTAGTTTCGTAAAAATGTTTGAAGTTGTAATTCAGCTTGGAGCTATATTAGCAGTAGTTGTATTATATTGGAACAAAATAAGAGACAGCTTAATAGATTTTTTTACATATATATTTATAGCAATAAAAAATCTATTTAGAAGTCTTAGTGGTAAACCTACAGAGAGATTAAGAGGTCAAGTAGGATTTAAATTCGGAATAAATGTAATTATAGGTTCTATACCTGCCTTAATTGTGGGCATGCTATGCTATGATACAATAAAGGAAAAGCTATTTTCAGCATGGGCCGTTATTGTAGGCTTTTTAGTTGGAGGTATACTTCTTATAGTAATTGAAAATATTTTTAGAAAACAGAAACATAAGATAAGAGATGTCGATCATATAAGCTATCTTCAGTCTTTTAAAATAGGATGTTTTCAATGTCTTTCTATGTGGCCTGGAATGTCAAGAAGTGCATCTACTATAATGGGAGGCTGGATATCAGGACTTTCAACACCAGTAGCTGCAGAATATTCATTCTTTTTAGCAATACCTGCAATGGTAGGTTCTTCTTTTATAGATCTTTTAAAATTTGATTATTCGCTTATGGATTCTACAAAAATCACAGCATTAATAGTAGGATTTGTTGTAGCTTTTATCGTTGCACTAGTTGTAATGAAGAAATTTGTAGATTATTTAAAGAAGAAACCAATGAGAGTGTTTGCTGTCTATAGAATAGGAGCTGCAATTGTATTTACAATCCTAATGTATATGGGATGTTTATCTATGCAGTAG
- a CDS encoding aspartate carbamoyltransferase regulatory subunit — protein sequence MLEVTSLKNGIVIDHIKAGTGVKIFKYLKLDEKGYNVALIINADSKKLGKKDIIKIENCENLDYKILGMLSPSITINEVKNEKIVKKITPDLPEKVENIITCSNPRCITKVEQYVPQSFVLVDKETGKYRCEYCDQITTL from the coding sequence ATGTTAGAAGTAACAAGTTTAAAAAACGGAATCGTAATAGATCATATAAAAGCAGGAACTGGAGTTAAAATCTTTAAGTATCTTAAACTTGATGAAAAAGGATATAACGTTGCACTTATAATAAATGCAGATAGTAAAAAGCTAGGCAAAAAAGATATAATTAAAATAGAAAACTGTGAAAATTTAGATTATAAAATACTTGGAATGTTATCACCAAGCATAACAATAAATGAAGTAAAAAACGAAAAGATAGTAAAAAAGATTACGCCTGATCTTCCAGAGAAGGTAGAAAATATAATAACATGTTCAAATCCAAGATGTATTACAAAAGTAGAGCAGTATGTACCACAATCTTTTGTATTAGTTGATAAAGAGACTGGAAAGTACAGATGTGAATATTGTGATCAAATAACAACACTTTAA